DNA from Branchiostoma floridae strain S238N-H82 chromosome 15, Bfl_VNyyK, whole genome shotgun sequence:
tgtaaaatcaaGATCTAAACCTTTGATTAAGTCATTAGAAGACTGAAGTATTACTTTCTGTCCTTGACCTTTCTGTAACTGTTACTTGAAGCATTGTgtaatgtttgtttacattctgGTGCTGCCCCTATACATAATACTTACGTAGTATAGGCTGACATGTTGTCACTGTGCACCCTTTGTGTTCATATAGAATGAAtggtatcaaggaggttaaagggggggggggacctcCTTGATGGCATTTTTCTTACTATCAATTCTTGTATCATCATAACTGACATCTTGTTAGGCATCTACAACTTTTGATGAGTGTTGTACTTTCCTTGTTAACTTTCATTGGTAGAAAAACGTACTGTTTCCTCTATCTTTCTGCAGCTGAATTTCTGCTGATTAATTTAAACTTCGGTAAGGACGATTGACATAATTTTTTAAACTTCTAAAAGCAGTAGCATTTACAACTTACGCATTTTGATGCTGATGTTATCATcgctatatgtatatatgctaTTGCGTTTGGAGGTGATCTTCTATGACTTACTTTCCGCCATGTTTCGTGCGCAAAAGGGTCAAGGACTTCAATGACAAATCAACTTAAAACATTGATCATATCACAATCATAATAGCAGGTGCCAACACCTTCCTCATCTACCAGTGGAGATTTGAGTTTctaatgaatagataaaggttaaaaaaacaatcagTTCACCGCTTTATAAGtgattttgtacatcatgcaaagtctgaaCATTTAAGACACAAGAAACATGTCCAGCCTGCGTAATATGTGAAAATGTTGTTCACGTAAGCTGCGCATTGCAATAAAGGCGTTATACTGCGATAACTGTTCCACCTTGTGAAATGAATATGTTGCTGTTAATTGGAATACATTTGTCAGATATGGTAGGAAATAAACATTTTCAATCAAAAGGCCTGTCAAATGCCTAATTTCCTACCCCACACTCAgcgatctttatttgcatgttcctgcccacatgggctaaatgcagtgattcaaTAGTGTTGCATAggatactaaagactagatactattcacaggcagtttaaggcctgtgacacctgtaaattctcagtcgagcagttatatggtcataacttttgatgtaaccatctgttttcaacaatttttggccagttaacgtaattcacccatattcaaaatatgatgacaagaaaattgtggatcctcaatattttgggtttaaaaaaccattttttggtaaaaaatagggatgctattaaaatgggtctgtgcccactatgaaatgattgtctaactgagtcatattttctggagtaatagattatatctctgtgatatctaatatgcctggggatcttgccgctatacCTAGGTAAGGCTCAATTTTTGggcaaaaacagatttttttgacaattttttggtatttttcgtacaaatatcaatacagccacggaaatcaaagatattgcaagaagacccgcttgatttctgaaggtctaaggcttaatgaacctaaatctgcccaaaactcgtaataaaactggtgccctgatgtgggcaggggccgacgaaacactacttaccctacaagaactgcaCCAAAGTATGTTTCACTGTACGTAACGTTAACCgatagtaaaatatgaatgttttatgtctgtatctgttaaatcgctgttgtatcaatgcgaaatttcgcaagcagttagccttataaggcatcagtcaactgccatacaatcattttgggctagaaataccgatttatagcattattttgctgtttccttgaagtatgagcgcctcgctgttttcccgccactccacaccccgggaggtcggaacgcatgttcggactgtaccacttgcagctctcgcgggggtgtccttttgttaaccgcttctagttatgccgatatttgataaatattagatcaatatctttagcatttaacattaataagtctcaagaaaagtagttagtgtggcccgtgcatcgtaagttcctgtttgcgcaatgtaacattaggtactgacattggaccgttctaaaaacactccggcccggcggggttacctgaggtcacgcagtggttcgaatttcatgttcgaccaaaattgtcacaggccttaaagtgcccgaGTTACAGGAAGTGCTACAATCAAACAATTGGATAAAAAATATCTAGAGCTATGCTATTACTAaaactattgtttacatgcctcttccctcttTGTAAAATAAGtatatacgaactcacagagtttttgttgtacaatgttgtctctGGCTGTCACTATATATACAAATAGTTCGTCTTTGCTTAACTGTTTACATCGGGGGTCTACAATGAGAACACTGTTAAAATTGCGTATATCACTGTATATGGGACACTCTAATAgaaaatggacttcattttcTAAAAGATTGGAGTTACAGAGTGTACAGAATCTGTCattcggaggagtctggttgtatCTTCCCACTTTAATTTGTAGGGGATAATCACTGATTCTTAATTTAGCCATGGCGCGGCGATGGttgaaattatgtatatttaggtACTGCTCTCTTTCAtatgtatgtttgattttttatatgttcttgtttccttgattttcgTTTTTACCATTAGAGTTCAGGACTGAGTAGAATGTTTGAAGGTAAGTCTTCTGTAAGTCACTGTAAGTCTTCACAAAGGTCATTGTGTTCACTATCTCTTGTCCTTGAACAAAGGTTGGGTTACTCGTACCTCTGAACCACATAAGGTTATTGCCTAGCCATTTATTACATGAAATGACATTCAGTGATAAAGATTTGACTCACAAAGGCATTTGCCTGTCGTTTATGGCCAATTAACAGCTTGTCATACGTTAACATCGACAAATAGTCGTGGAGTCAATTTAAACTGTTCTTCCAAAAAATGTGGACCCATGTTACACGAAAGCGTCAATGGTcaatcataatttgatacttccCAGAGGGTCAGCTCTTCATGCAATGGTGGTCAGGACATGTGGCCGGAGCGCCCTTGTTTCCAATGACAcagcttcttttctttgttatttatgatttcattgaCCATACATCTGGTTAAAGTATAGAGCAGGAGGGCGCAGCATAAACTGGTTTTCctctcctcctgcacctgttttatgttttattcttttctgtatctattatcatattgttgtgcaaataaataaacaagaaaacaaacaaaagattgACAATATAATCATTGTTGAACTGGCGACAATTATGTCTTATTGtattactggaggtgaacatattAGACAAACCAAGTCTGTCAAAGAATAGGCTGTATGTTTGAAAGACTGTATGTCCTGTGGATTGGcagccttttttttttgctgttttttttttcttttttttcacgtcCGCGCGCAAATATTTAGGGGTCTCCAGAGGGTGTCAACCATTTAACTAAGTCGTTGAGGCCTCATATGCGCTTACGAAATCAAACCTTGGTGAAGGGTTATCACAATCTGTCAAgaaacattgcagtatagattGCTATCTTTTATAACAGGGTTAGCAAACACATTTGGGTTGGTTAGGGTATTTGGATTATGACATATCCCCTCCACGATAAAGAACAAACTAAAACGGGTCGTTCGACAATTTACATATGGAAAAATGTAAATAGTCAATATGATGTTCCAATTtagttaaccctatccagacgaGGGAGTCGGCTTTTGAGGCCTGTGCCAACTTTTGGCTACAAAATCAATTTCAGGAGTGATAGGAAAACTCGTCTTGttctgtgttctttgatatgtGCTGAACAGTTGGCCTTCTTGATGTGCTCATCGCTGTTcagaaaatatgcacgataaaggaagtgtctatgcGCATAGGGAATGCATGGCTATGGCCTGCTTTGGTTTAGTGAGTGCcgtattgttttacaaaacgtTAACATACATCGATTATTCACGACaagaaaaatttcaaaaatcTCGTATAAATATGTATTTATTGGTACGCTATCTACTGGAAAATAACacttccttctggagtggaatgcccctttagtACTTCTGCTGTATGTTCAGTGGAACTTTGTACCTTTGACGTTTCCGTCTTCTGTTACTACCCGTGACCATGACCAAGACTAAAGCTAAGagtacaacccgccgtacgtgcaaaataaatacgtgctgtctacgtgccaaaacgtgggtaatcttttgggatccgcaagtggtaagtaccgcctccgtacgaactcgtaggaaatccgattttggagcacgcagacacgccgtagaacttaacgtgcaggcaaaactttgtgtgccgtcgGGCTGTGGATGTGGACACCTGGGGGCCAAAATCTACCTTGACcttcttgcccccccccccccccgcacacACAAATTATGCTGAACACAGACAACAGGAAACAAGGACACTAAAAAACAGAGCTAAAATTATACctatatttttcattgaggtaaaaaGGGGAACTGATGTTAGCCTATAGGATTTCTAGTTTGCGGAAGTCACGAGCACTGAAAAATATAAACAAGGGAACCATGGCTTATATTGACAAAACATACGGAAGTATTTTTACAAGTTCTGCATTTATCGACAACAGCCTTCCTATATAAATTCCCTGACAGACTTTCGCCCCAATAGTTTGCCTTTGTGTCTGTGGTAGGTCCCTGGTCTTGCATTCTAAATCCCGGTGAGTGCTTTAAAGGTGCATGCTTATACGCTATGGCTGTCCTTCCGGTGAAAGTTTCAACTCTGTGTATTGCTACAGTGCTCCTTTTTATTGAATTTGACGAAAGCTTACAGGAAAATAGGGCAAACCCTAGTCTGAATCAAGTCGGAGTCCCTGCGTCGGAAGTCAAGAAGTCTTCCTTCGACTTGGACTTCCTGAGAAACTGCATTCGGAAGAAGGAGACTTATGTGTCGTGTACTGGGAGACGTCTTCGCAGTGTCCCGCGAGGTATACCCGTCGGCACCACGCGTCTAAACCTCACAGGAAACCTGTTTGAAGTCTTAGGTACGTACGACATTTATAAGTCTGTGTAGAAGGTTTACCTTTAAACAGAGGTATATATCTTTTTTGACTGGGTCAATGTGATTGCAGATACAGCTCGATATTCCTTTTAGAcatttactttttttcttgcatatCGGCAGTTAGAATTATTGAGGCCCCAATATTGCATGTCGGTTGAGGGCACGGTAGTAGTATACTTCAGATGTAAAATATGAGAACGACACACCACATTGAAGGAAGTGTGGTACATCATTTCATATTCAtgtaaatgttgtgttttgtgtgtgtcgAGCGCTAATAagctactctctaagcagaggtaaGGCTATAGCTTATTTTGTATGTCATATTACTTTAATACGCAGCTGGCGCATGTGTTACAAGCTGAGGTCAGCTATTATTCGCGCTGGGTCGCGGGATAGCAGTGGCCGAAATTTTTACCCGCTTATTCCCCCCAGGCCGCTACTATCCCCAcggcccaacctctgcttggagaatacaagtATCTACTATTCAAGTTGAGGTCATTCTCCCGCTTGGTATGCTACCTTGGTTTCTGCCTTGACCGAGGCAAGGTTTAAATAGATTGCTATTCTTGGTTTAGTGTTTACCATAAACATAAATACCCACACCGCAAAAAAATTGTATATACTCGTATATACAGCAGAAACGTATATATTCAACATGTCTCGATTTGATCTTGCTTTAAACTTTATATAAATTTTAATTTAAAACTGGATTGAATCAAGACATTTTAATTCCAGAAGGGTATTTTGGGGTTAcagtcagatttttttttcttttaggcCTAGTATAAAAGGTGTGTTTCCTACAATTAAGGTCCTAAAATAGGTTCGGTAGGT
Protein-coding regions in this window:
- the LOC118431539 gene encoding leucine-rich repeat-containing protein 4C-like codes for the protein MAVLPVKVSTLCIATVLLFIEFDESLQENRANPSLNQVGVPASEVKKSSFDLDFLRNCIRKKETYVSCTGRRLRSVPRGIPVGTTRLNLTGNLFEVLGPKTFPRLDKLKLLDLSRNRIRVINLGSFKNTFNLTTLYLNHNDISSIPNERGAKTYTVVYS